The following is a genomic window from Puntigrus tetrazona isolate hp1 chromosome 20, ASM1883169v1, whole genome shotgun sequence.
attttggggtaaactatttaaattcatcaataagagaaagaaaacgAACAGAAAgggcaaaataaacaaaagactACAGAAAACCAGattactcaaaaaaacaaaaacaaaaaacaaaccctgTTACTCTTGTAGAAGCTATCTTGTATGAGTTTAATGATTATCAGACGAGCCATGTCtcatggtttttgttttgtgttaggACCCCACAGATTTGTAGATTTATTTAGCTGTAATATTTTagaaactttaaaatgcatggaaGTTACATGACATTTGCTAGTAGTACATTGGAGTATGTTACCTTTGTTTTGTATTggcatgtttattatttttttggatacACATGTGATATAAAGTATGATTCGTTACTCACAGTTGATTTATATCTGCAGGCTTCTCTTTGTTAATCACAGCATTTGGGATGTCTGGTACTCCTTTCTGTAACAAGGCATGGCTGCTTACTATTTTGATGTCTGGTGTGGGGGTGTCAATGGGAGTTTTAGATACAGGTAAGATGCCGGGTGTAGACAAGGTGCtgtagttattatttaattaatagaaaaataaaaaagtgatagGTCTACTGTAATTGAGTTTCTGGTTGTCAACAGGTGGTAATGTTCTCATACTTAATACATGGGGAGAACAAGCTGGACCTCACCTGCAGGCTCTACATTTCAGCTTTGCGGCTGGGGCCTTTGCATCTCCAATCATAGCCAAGTTGCTCTTTGGCCACAGTTCCAACAATGTCTCCACTTACACGTCTGGTCATGCGTCCAAGACCTTCAATGCCATCTTGCCATCTTCTTATCTAAAGAGCACCACTTCAACATCCATGTGGGCCTACATTGTGATTGgcgcttttgttttattggtgtCGCTCATCTTTTTTTGCTTGTACTCTTGCAGTTCCCCCAACTCGAATAGGGCAAAAACAGCTACAGGAAAGCAGCTGTGCTCCAAACACCATAACATACTCATATTCCTGCTGtccttgttcttttttttctatgttgGAAGTGAGGTGGCGTACGGTTCCTTTATATATACCTTTGGCAAGGACTATGTTAAAATGAACCCTGTTCAGGCAGCAGGACTGAATTCACTCTTCTGGGGAACATTTGCGGCTGGTCGTGGTCTGGCCATATGTTTTGCGGCTTGTCTGCACCCAGGCATCCTGATCCTACTGAGTCTAGTGGGCACCACAGTTTCTGCGCTTCTGCTTTGTCTTTTTAGCAGAAATTCCCCTATGCTCTGGGCATGCACTGCTATATATGGTGTCTCTATGTCTACAACTTTTCCTAGTGGAATTTCATGGGTTGAACAGTACACGACTGTGACAGGGCGGTCAGCAGCGGTGTTTGTGGTGGGTGCAGCTCTTGGAGAAATGGTTCTGCCAGCTCTCTTGGGCTTGTTACTGGGGCAGGTACAGAATCAGCCGTTGCTGATGTACCTGGCACTCGGCACATCCACTTTTACTTGATCTTGTTCCCTGTCTTGTACAAATTAGCGTCACCAGGAGGGGACGCCACCTTGCGAAAAACCCTGGGAAACGCACCAAGGATTCTGATGATAGTGAGTACCGGCAAGCACTGCTGGACAATgcggaggaagaagaggagcaGGAAAATGAAAGTGAAGCTGACCAGTGGAATGATGCAGACTTTGAGGTGATCGAGATGGATGATGCCAGCCTATTGAGCTCTCCCTCTAAAGCCTCAGTGCCACCTGATGTTGCAGCCAGTGCACTTGCTGCCCAATCAGTGACTGCTTCATTGCCAGCACCCTCGAGAGACCTTACAGCCCTGGCGTCTCTATCTCACACATTGCCCTTTTCCACAGACTCTCCCAGACGCAAACTATCTCTAAACAGGGAGAAGAAAGACTAATATGTTGCACTACATAAAAGAAGTCTCAGACTTTAGCTCTTATCCAGGAACTGAGAAGTGGCTGCTTTTTTTCTTGGATGAAAAGATCACATGA
Proteins encoded in this region:
- the LOC122324359 gene encoding LOW QUALITY PROTEIN: sodium-dependent glucose transporter 1-like (The sequence of the model RefSeq protein was modified relative to this genomic sequence to represent the inferred CDS: inserted 3 bases in 2 codons; deleted 2 bases in 1 codon); amino-acid sequence: MPSAEAVPKKKHVRFAKMEEGIDHDEQEEETVFDKRKEVKKGLKSALKGSKGILNPGTDQVDVVGNPGACWRWLVSLALCASFLGLGMAISVLGPTFEDLAANVNKNISNLSYIFVGRSSGYIGGSXVRGILFDCVNPHLLLGFSLLITAFGMSGTPFCNKAWLLTILMSGVGVSMGVLDTGGNVLILNTWGEQAGPHLQALHFSFAAGAFASPIIAKLLFGHSSNNVSTYTSGHASKTFNAILPSSYLKSTTSTSMWAYIVIGAFVLLVSLIFFCLYSCSSPNSNRAKTATGKQLCSKHHNILIFLLSLFFFFYVGSEVAYGSFIYTFGKDYVKMNPVQAAGLNSLFWGTFAAGRGLAICFAACLHPGILILLSLVGTTVSALLLCLFSRNSPMLWACTAIYGVSMSTTFPSGISWVEQYTTVTGRSAAVFVVGAALGEMVLPALLGLLLGQVQNQPLLMYLALGTSTFTXILFPVLYKLASPGGDATLRKTLGNTKDSDDSEYRQALLDNAEEEEEQENESEADQWNDADFEVIEMDDASLLSSPSKASVPPDVAASALAAQSVTASLPAPSRDLTALASLSHTLPFSTDSPRRKLSLNREKKD